One Apostichopus japonicus isolate 1M-3 chromosome 7, ASM3797524v1, whole genome shotgun sequence genomic region harbors:
- the LOC139970185 gene encoding uncharacterized protein — protein MDRLTVQEKKAILIDSLKSRYKLQYDAIQPIPYIKDRLYCVDRVFVEGGTEIYIVEGATKEKAGPWVRVDSYKDIFTDPRMKAKRRIIEAEAGYGKSTVALQLAYDWCNGVKDSPFKDVEILILLRLRQLNSKISIYQAIKLFLGPKDPRIKSTDIKDIIESCSSVKVLLDGYDEFPDRDGATGSDVGRIITRDLFGNIDVTLTTRYLPKDYDKANTKQVRLVGFDEKARDQYIRKAVTGEDEESVAKIKRALKSNPILDDLCQVPLFFVMFSHMTHEKVLFMRFNSVTEFFRFMMKCFHSHKSNKSMDRNTRPHNVTYELKFTELSKVAFEGLCGENQQLSWRKDGLCTRLGQGFYNHYIAVGILVEEEVSDVTNEQTSTTDIQTRTDVRFYHQLFCEWFASFRLVKIVAATRKASKLKKVLDKVDPFNLQYLYRFTCGINPAVGKRIIEYLKSRKDGDKFAILCILEQTGEVDGIKDTVRDLCSSQVTINGDSHSKLLQRSTIQLLEIAARYDALFCASRELPAIIRELTQT, from the exons ATGGATCGCCTTACAGTGCAAG aAAAAAAGGCCATACTAATCGATTCTCTGAAGAGCAGGTATAAACTACAATATGACGCAATCCAGCCAATACCGTACATTAAGGACAGACTATATTGCGTTGACAGGGTATTTGTTGAGGGCGGTACAGAGATCTACATTGTTGAAGGAGCGACGAAGGAGAAAGCAGGACCATGGGTACGTGTGGACTCGTACAAAGATATCTTCACAGACCCTCGAATGAAAGCCAAACGGCGCATCATAGAAGCAGAAGCCGGGTATGGTAAGTCAACAGTGGCCCTACAGCTCGCCTATGATTGGTGCAATGGTGTAAAGGATTCACCTTTTAAAGACGTAGAGATTCTAATTCTTCTCCGGTTGAGGCAGCTGAACAGCAAGATATCTATCTATCAAGCAATTAAACTGTTCTTAGGACCAAAAGATCCTCGTATCAAATCTACTGATATTAAAGATATAATTGAAAGCTGCTCTTCTGTTAAGGTACTCCTGGACGGGTATGATGAGTTTCCTGATAGGGACGGAGCTACCGGAAGTGATGTGGGACGTATCATTACGAGGGATCTATTTGGTAATATCGATGTTACCCTGACAACCAGATATCTTCCGAAGGACTATGACAAAGCAAACACAAAGCAAGTGCGGTTAGTTGGTTTTGACGAAAAAGCACGTGACCAGTACATTCGCAAGGCTGTTACTGGGGAAGACGAAGAAAGCGTTGCTAAAATTAAGCGAGCTTTAAAATCCAACCCGATCCTTGATGACCTATGTCAGGTGCctcttttctttgttatgttttctcACATGACTCATGAAAAAGTACTTTTTATGAGATTTAATTCAGTCACAGAGTTTTTTCGCTTCATGATGAAGTGTTTTCATAGTCACAAGAGCAATAAATCAATGGATAGGAACACGAGACCACATAATGTTACATATGAACTGAAATTCACTGAACTAAGTAAAGTAGCATTTGAAGGTCTCTGCGGTGAAAACCAACAGTTATCATGGCGTAAGGATGGACTCTGTACACGACTAGGTCAAGGATTTTATAATCATTATATTGCAGTTGGTATATTGGTAGAGGAAGAAGTGTCTGATGTTACAAACGAACAGACTTCTactacagacatacagacaaggACTGACGTAAGGTTCTACCAtcaactattctgtgaatggtttgCGTCTTTCAGACTGGTAAAAATTGTAGCTGCTACAAGAAAGGCATCTAAGCTGAAGAAAGTTCTTGATAAAGTGGATCCATTTAATCTTCAGTACCTCTATCGATTCACCTGTGGGATTAATCCAGCAGTTGGGAAGAGAAtaatagaatacttgaagagcAGGAAAGACGGTGATAAGTTTGCCATCCTCTGcatcctggaacaaactggtgagGTAGATGGAATCAAGGACACCGTCAGGGATCTGTGTTCAAGTCAGGTGACCATCAATGGAGACTCACACAGTAAACTACTACAGAGATCTACCATACAACTACTGGAGATTGCTGCCAGATATGAC GCTCTCTTTTGTGCTTCGagagagctccctgctataattagggagctgacACAAACATAG